Proteins encoded in a region of the Saccharothrix ecbatanensis genome:
- a CDS encoding metal-dependent hydrolase family protein encodes MTGLHLRGVVLPEGDGPQDVWVVNGRIRTRPVPGATTVVDGGYLVPGLVDAHCHVGLGAKGAVDLPEAVDQALADRQAGTLLIRDCGSPLDTRPLQERLDLPRIIRAGRHLARPKRYIKYIGVEIEDPADLPSAVAEQVAEGDGWIKLVGDWIDRDTGDLAPLWSQDVLTEAIKVAHENKARVTAHVFGEEALPALIDAGIDCIEHGSGLTDDTIARMARHGTALVPTLINIENFPAIAAGAERYPAYQRHMRDLYARNTDTVAKAVEAGVPVYAGTDAGGGIEHGRIVDEIQALTRVGMTPSQALGAASWAAREWLGFPSLTEGAAADIVVYDTDPRADLDALRHPKLVMLRGRIHS; translated from the coding sequence GTGACCGGCCTGCACCTGCGGGGCGTCGTCCTCCCCGAGGGTGACGGCCCGCAGGACGTGTGGGTGGTGAACGGCCGCATCCGCACCCGGCCGGTGCCGGGCGCCACCACCGTCGTCGACGGCGGCTACCTCGTGCCCGGTCTGGTGGACGCGCACTGCCACGTCGGCCTGGGCGCCAAGGGCGCGGTGGACCTGCCCGAGGCCGTCGACCAGGCGTTGGCGGACCGGCAGGCGGGCACGCTGCTCATCCGGGACTGCGGCTCGCCGCTGGACACCCGCCCGTTGCAGGAGCGGCTCGACCTGCCCCGCATCATCCGCGCGGGCAGGCACCTGGCCCGGCCCAAGCGGTACATCAAGTACATCGGCGTGGAGATCGAGGACCCGGCCGACCTGCCGTCGGCGGTGGCCGAGCAGGTCGCCGAGGGCGACGGCTGGATCAAGCTGGTCGGCGACTGGATCGACCGCGACACCGGTGACCTGGCGCCCCTGTGGAGCCAGGACGTCCTCACCGAGGCGATCAAGGTCGCGCACGAGAACAAGGCCAGGGTCACCGCGCACGTGTTCGGTGAAGAGGCCCTGCCCGCCCTGATCGACGCGGGGATCGACTGCATCGAGCACGGCTCGGGCCTGACCGACGACACCATCGCCCGGATGGCCCGCCACGGCACCGCGCTGGTGCCGACCCTGATCAACATCGAGAACTTCCCGGCCATCGCGGCCGGCGCGGAGAGGTACCCGGCCTACCAGCGGCACATGCGGGACCTGTACGCGCGGAACACCGACACGGTCGCCAAGGCCGTCGAGGCGGGCGTTCCGGTGTACGCGGGCACCGACGCGGGCGGCGGTATCGAGCACGGCCGGATCGTGGACGAGATCCAGGCCCTGACGCGGGTCGGCATGACCCCCTCCCAGGCCCTCGGCGCCGCCTCCTGGGCCGCGCGCGAGTGGCTGGGGTTCCCGTCGCTGACGGAAGGCGCGGCGGCCGACATCGTGGTCTACGACACCGACCCCCGGGCCGACCTCGACGCCCTGCGCCACCCGAAGCTGGTCATGTTGCGCGGCCGGATCCACAGCTGA
- the ffh gene encoding signal recognition particle protein produces MFNTLSDRLTSVLQNLRGKGRLTEADIDATAREIRVALLEADVALPVVRTFIAKVKERAKGAEVSQALNPAQQVVKIVNEELVGILGGETRRLNLAKTPPTVIMLAGLQGAGKTTLAGKLAKWLKGQGHTPMLVACDLQRPNAVTQLQVVGQRAGVPVFAPEPGNGVGDPVDVARKGIEEAKRAQHDVVLVDTAGRLGVDEEMMRQAVDIRAAVQPDEVLFVVDAMIGQDAVNTATAFADGVGFTGVVLTKLDGDARGGAALSVREVTGQPILFASNGEKLEDFDVFHPDRMASRILGMGDMLTLIEQAEQAFDADQAEAAAVKMGSGQLTLEDFLEQMLALRKMGPIANLLGMLPGAGQMKDQLAGLDEKHLDRVQAIIRGMTPAERDDPKMINASRRLRIANGSGVRVSDVNDLVNRFFEARKMMSQMAGRFGLPGAGGKNNRKGKGKKGKKGKGRGPTPPKMRGGFPGMLPGGMPGGMPGMPPQGGANELPPGLGGLDQLPPGFDPSKLKFGK; encoded by the coding sequence GTGTTCAACACCCTTTCCGACCGGCTCACCTCGGTCCTGCAGAACCTGCGGGGCAAGGGGCGGCTCACCGAGGCCGACATCGACGCGACCGCGCGCGAGATCCGGGTCGCGCTGCTGGAGGCCGACGTCGCGCTGCCCGTGGTGCGGACGTTCATCGCGAAGGTCAAGGAGCGCGCCAAGGGCGCCGAGGTCAGCCAGGCCCTGAACCCGGCCCAGCAGGTCGTCAAGATCGTCAACGAGGAGCTCGTCGGCATCCTCGGCGGGGAGACCCGCAGGCTGAACCTGGCCAAGACCCCGCCGACCGTGATCATGCTCGCGGGCCTCCAGGGCGCCGGCAAGACGACCCTGGCGGGCAAGCTCGCGAAGTGGCTCAAGGGCCAGGGTCACACCCCGATGCTGGTGGCCTGCGACCTCCAGCGGCCCAACGCGGTCACCCAGCTCCAGGTGGTCGGCCAGCGTGCGGGCGTCCCCGTGTTCGCCCCCGAGCCGGGCAACGGCGTGGGCGACCCGGTCGACGTGGCCCGCAAGGGCATCGAGGAGGCCAAGCGGGCCCAGCACGACGTCGTGCTGGTCGACACCGCGGGCCGCCTCGGCGTGGACGAGGAGATGATGCGGCAGGCGGTGGACATCCGTGCCGCCGTTCAGCCGGACGAAGTGCTGTTCGTGGTCGACGCGATGATCGGCCAGGACGCGGTCAACACCGCGACCGCGTTCGCCGACGGCGTCGGTTTCACCGGCGTGGTGCTCACCAAGCTGGACGGCGACGCCCGCGGTGGCGCGGCGCTCAGCGTGCGCGAGGTGACCGGCCAGCCGATCCTGTTCGCCTCGAACGGGGAGAAGCTGGAGGACTTCGACGTCTTCCACCCGGACCGGATGGCAAGCCGGATCCTGGGCATGGGCGACATGCTCACCCTGATCGAGCAGGCGGAACAGGCGTTCGACGCGGACCAGGCCGAGGCCGCCGCGGTCAAGATGGGCTCCGGCCAGCTGACGCTGGAGGACTTCCTGGAGCAGATGCTCGCCCTGCGCAAGATGGGCCCGATCGCGAACCTGCTGGGCATGCTGCCCGGCGCGGGCCAGATGAAGGACCAGCTGGCCGGGCTGGACGAGAAGCACCTCGACCGGGTCCAGGCCATCATCCGCGGCATGACCCCGGCCGAGCGGGACGACCCGAAGATGATCAACGCGTCCCGGCGGCTGCGCATCGCCAACGGCTCGGGCGTCCGGGTCAGCGACGTGAACGACCTGGTCAACCGCTTCTTCGAAGCCCGCAAGATGATGAGCCAGATGGCCGGCCGCTTCGGCCTGCCCGGCGCCGGCGGCAAGAACAACCGCAAGGGCAAGGGCAAGAAGGGGAAGAAGGGGAAGGGCCGCGGCCCGACGCCGCCGAAGATGCGCGGCGGGTTCCCCGGCATGCTCCCCGGAGGTATGCCCGGAGGTATGCCCGGTATGCCTCCGCAGGGTGGCGCGAACGAACTCCCGCCCGGCCTGGGCGGGCTCGACCAGCTGCCACCCGGCTTCGACCCGTCGAAGCTGAAGTTCGGCAAGTGA
- a CDS encoding AAA family ATPase, producing the protein MTAVAVRPRSLIVLAGLPGAGKSTLLAAADTGGAPAVVLDSDQVRTRLRALFPKAVPYRLYRPLVHFVHRARILWFAITATGLLLVHEPSTRPTTRAGLVAVGVLTNRPRHFLWLDASPEEALSGQVKRGRLIRSRSFTRHVRRAAGLRARFAAGVPPRGWQGLTLLTRRDHLRLSVTPA; encoded by the coding sequence ATGACCGCTGTCGCCGTGAGGCCGCGCTCGCTGATCGTGCTGGCCGGACTGCCGGGAGCGGGTAAGTCCACGCTGCTCGCCGCCGCCGACACGGGTGGCGCGCCCGCCGTCGTGTTGGACTCCGACCAGGTGCGCACCAGACTGCGCGCCCTCTTCCCGAAGGCCGTGCCGTACCGCCTCTACCGACCTTTGGTGCACTTCGTGCACCGTGCCCGCATCCTGTGGTTCGCGATTACCGCGACCGGCCTACTGCTGGTCCACGAACCGTCCACCCGACCTACGACCCGCGCCGGACTGGTCGCCGTCGGCGTGCTGACCAACCGTCCTCGGCATTTCCTGTGGCTCGACGCCAGCCCGGAGGAGGCGCTGTCCGGGCAGGTCAAGCGGGGCAGGCTGATCCGCTCACGGTCGTTCACCCGGCACGTCCGCCGCGCGGCCGGGCTGCGCGCCCGCTTCGCCGCCGGTGTGCCGCCACGCGGCTGGCAGGGCCTGACCCTGCTGACCCGCCGGGACCACCTGCGGCTGTCGGTGACGCCGGCGTGA
- a CDS encoding [protein-PII] uridylyltransferase yields the protein MGDGRMENAETAVVTADDLVRARDRLLAPGRRRLTGESLREALVDLHEFWLTAHAAQAGVGGPGGGVALVAVGGLGRRELVPYSDLDLLLVHNGHKGVDQIAEKLWYPLWNSGIGLDHSVRTVGEALRVAAGDLRTALGLLDIRHIAGDQVISQRLADSARQAWRTGVRTRLDEMSESAARRWARSGEIAHRVEPDLKHGRGGLRDVTLLDALSAAQLTDRPSAEVNEARKLLLDVRTELRRVAGKPRDVLRAQDGDEVATALGLQDRFMLARAMSSAARTIVYAVDVAMRTARAAVPKRGLGVFARSPLRRAPARRPLDEGVVLHGSEVALARDAMPSRDPALLLRVATAAARSKHPIAAGTLAKLADSAPELRQPWPREAREELLALLGSGTGLIDVVEALDRTGLWGRLFPEWGAVRDLPPRDAAHTWTVDRHLVQATAHAARLVTRVSRPDLLLLGTLVHDIGKGRQADHSVVGAAITTQIAERLGLWPQDVATLTALVRHHLLLPHTATRRDVEDEATVRRVVDTLGGDPVLLELLYALAEADAVATGPGVWSDWKASLIRDLVARCRTAMAGDPLPKPEPLDQRQQDLAQAVLSSGRPDVLIDPADHAATVTVVAPDRPGLLSRAAGVLALNSLEVHAATLRSHEGAAVDVFTVSPRFGSLPDVTLLREQLSRAVDGTLALGDKLAAKERDYGGPPADPPPPKALWFDDESSGAVVLELRAADRIGLLHRVADALEQSGVDIVWARVSTLGSTVVDSFAITVPDGMDAARRRKIEQAVLNAAG from the coding sequence ATGGGGGACGGCCGTATGGAGAACGCCGAGACGGCCGTCGTCACGGCTGACGACCTGGTGCGAGCACGCGATCGGCTGCTCGCGCCAGGTCGGCGCCGTTTGACGGGGGAGTCGCTGCGCGAGGCGCTGGTGGACCTGCACGAGTTCTGGCTCACCGCGCACGCCGCGCAAGCGGGCGTAGGTGGACCGGGCGGTGGGGTCGCGCTGGTCGCCGTGGGGGGTCTGGGCAGGCGCGAGCTGGTGCCCTATTCCGATCTGGACCTGCTCTTGGTGCACAACGGGCACAAGGGCGTGGACCAGATCGCCGAGAAGCTCTGGTACCCGCTGTGGAACTCCGGCATCGGCCTGGACCACTCGGTGCGCACGGTCGGCGAGGCGCTCCGCGTCGCCGCCGGTGACCTGCGCACCGCGTTGGGGCTGCTGGACATCCGCCACATCGCGGGCGACCAGGTGATCAGCCAGCGGCTGGCGGACAGCGCGCGTCAGGCGTGGCGCACGGGGGTGCGCACGCGGCTGGACGAGATGTCGGAGTCGGCGGCACGGCGGTGGGCGCGCAGCGGCGAGATCGCGCACCGCGTCGAGCCGGACCTGAAGCACGGCCGGGGCGGGCTGCGGGACGTCACGCTGCTGGACGCGTTGAGCGCGGCGCAGCTGACCGACCGGCCGTCCGCCGAGGTCAACGAGGCACGCAAGCTGCTGCTGGACGTGCGCACCGAGCTGCGCCGGGTGGCCGGGAAGCCGCGGGACGTGCTCCGTGCGCAGGACGGCGACGAGGTCGCCACCGCGTTGGGGCTCCAGGACCGCTTCATGCTGGCCCGCGCGATGTCGTCGGCGGCCCGCACGATCGTGTACGCGGTGGACGTGGCGATGCGCACAGCGCGCGCTGCCGTGCCCAAGCGTGGACTGGGTGTGTTCGCCCGTTCCCCGCTCAGGCGCGCGCCGGCGAGACGGCCGCTGGACGAAGGCGTGGTGCTGCACGGCTCCGAGGTGGCGTTGGCACGTGACGCCATGCCCAGCCGTGACCCGGCCCTACTACTACGTGTCGCCACGGCCGCCGCACGCAGCAAGCACCCGATCGCCGCTGGCACGTTGGCCAAGCTCGCCGACTCCGCTCCCGAGCTGCGCCAGCCGTGGCCCAGGGAGGCCCGGGAGGAGTTGCTGGCCCTGCTGGGCAGCGGCACGGGCCTGATCGACGTGGTCGAGGCGCTGGACCGCACCGGCCTGTGGGGCAGGCTCTTCCCCGAGTGGGGCGCGGTGCGGGACCTGCCGCCCCGTGACGCCGCGCACACGTGGACCGTGGACCGCCACCTCGTGCAGGCCACCGCGCACGCGGCCCGCCTGGTGACGAGGGTGTCCCGGCCCGACCTGCTGCTGCTCGGCACGCTGGTGCACGACATCGGCAAGGGCAGGCAGGCGGACCACTCCGTCGTCGGCGCCGCGATCACCACCCAGATCGCCGAACGGCTCGGCCTGTGGCCGCAGGACGTCGCCACGCTCACCGCCCTGGTGCGCCACCACCTCCTGCTCCCGCACACGGCCACCCGCCGTGACGTGGAGGACGAGGCCACCGTGCGCCGCGTGGTGGACACCCTCGGCGGCGACCCGGTGCTGCTCGAACTGCTCTACGCGCTGGCCGAGGCGGACGCGGTGGCGACCGGCCCCGGCGTCTGGTCGGACTGGAAGGCGTCGCTGATCCGCGACCTGGTGGCGCGCTGCCGGACGGCGATGGCGGGCGACCCGCTGCCCAAGCCGGAGCCGTTGGACCAACGCCAGCAGGACCTCGCGCAGGCCGTGCTGAGCAGCGGCAGACCGGACGTGCTGATCGACCCGGCCGACCACGCGGCGACCGTCACGGTGGTCGCGCCCGACCGTCCGGGGCTGCTCTCCAGGGCCGCCGGCGTGCTGGCGCTCAACTCCCTCGAAGTGCACGCCGCCACCCTCCGTTCGCACGAGGGAGCTGCGGTCGACGTGTTCACGGTGTCGCCCAGGTTCGGTTCCCTGCCGGACGTGACCCTGCTGCGCGAACAGCTCAGCAGGGCCGTGGACGGCACCCTCGCGCTGGGCGACAAGCTCGCCGCGAAGGAACGCGACTACGGCGGCCCGCCGGCCGACCCGCCGCCGCCGAAGGCGCTCTGGTTCGACGACGAGTCGTCCGGCGCGGTGGTGCTGGAGCTGCGCGCGGCGGACCGGATCGGACTGCTGCACCGGGTCGCGGACGCGTTGGAACAGTCCGGTGTGGACATCGTTTGGGCGCGGGTGTCCACATTGGGCTCCACGGTCGTGGACTCGTTCGCCATCACCGTGCCCGACGGCATGGACGCCGCCCGCCGCCGCAAGATCGAACAGGCGGTCCTCAACGCCGCGGGGTGA
- a CDS encoding P-II family nitrogen regulator, protein MKLVTAIIKPFTLDDVKASLEQLGVLGMTVSEVQGYGRQKGHTEVYRGAEYAVDFVPKLRIEVLVDDAAVEKTLDAVVEAARTGKIGDGKVWVTPVDTVIRVRTGERGSDAL, encoded by the coding sequence ATGAAGCTGGTCACCGCGATCATCAAGCCGTTCACCCTCGATGACGTGAAGGCATCCCTGGAGCAGCTGGGTGTGCTCGGCATGACCGTCAGCGAGGTCCAGGGCTACGGCAGGCAGAAGGGCCACACCGAGGTCTACCGCGGCGCCGAGTACGCCGTCGACTTCGTGCCGAAGCTGCGGATCGAGGTGCTGGTGGACGACGCCGCCGTGGAGAAGACCCTCGACGCCGTCGTGGAAGCCGCCCGCACCGGCAAGATCGGCGACGGGAAGGTCTGGGTCACCCCGGTCGACACCGTCATCCGGGTCCGGACCGGGGAGCGCGGCTCGGATGCCCTATAG
- a CDS encoding ammonium transporter, with translation MDTGDTAWVLTSAALVLLMTPGLAFFYGGMVRSKSVLNMMMMSLGAIAVVGVLWVLVGYSMAFGGDVGAGLLGKPFEFFGLDGLLGKESLAGTIPTTVFVAFQAMFAIITVALISGAIADRARFGPWLLFAGLWSLLVYFPVAHWVFDFDGKDEAGNVVDPGGWIANDLLAIDFAGGTAVHINAGAAGLALALVLGKRVGWPKDRMKPHSLPLVVLGAGLLWFGWFGFNAGSALGANATAGVTLVNTLVATCAAMLGWLVVERVRDGNATTLGAASGIVAGLVAITPACSSVTPLGAIAIGAITGALCALAVSLKYRFGFDDSLDVVGVHLVGGLSGTILIGFFASSAAPAGIDGLFYGGGVDQLWRQAVGALAVLAYSFVLSLILGYLVKLTVGFRVDEESEVGGIDEAEHAETAYEFGSGLGTRGGSKPSVAAGATAVLEGSNKS, from the coding sequence GTGGATACAGGGGACACCGCCTGGGTGCTCACCAGTGCCGCACTGGTGCTGTTGATGACGCCGGGACTTGCCTTCTTCTACGGGGGCATGGTCCGGTCGAAGAGTGTGCTCAACATGATGATGATGAGCCTGGGCGCAATCGCCGTGGTCGGTGTGCTCTGGGTGCTGGTCGGCTATTCCATGGCGTTCGGCGGTGACGTCGGCGCGGGCCTGCTGGGCAAGCCGTTCGAGTTCTTCGGCCTGGACGGGCTGCTCGGCAAGGAATCGCTGGCCGGGACGATCCCGACCACAGTTTTCGTCGCCTTCCAGGCGATGTTCGCCATCATCACGGTGGCACTGATCTCCGGCGCGATCGCCGATCGTGCCCGCTTCGGGCCCTGGCTGCTGTTCGCCGGCCTGTGGTCGCTGCTCGTGTACTTCCCGGTCGCGCACTGGGTGTTCGACTTCGACGGCAAGGACGAGGCCGGCAACGTCGTCGACCCGGGCGGCTGGATCGCCAACGACCTGCTCGCGATCGACTTCGCCGGTGGCACCGCGGTCCACATCAACGCCGGTGCGGCCGGCCTCGCCCTGGCGCTCGTCCTCGGCAAGCGCGTCGGCTGGCCCAAGGACCGGATGAAGCCGCACAGCCTGCCCCTGGTCGTGCTCGGCGCGGGTCTGCTGTGGTTCGGCTGGTTCGGCTTCAACGCGGGCTCCGCCCTCGGCGCCAACGCCACCGCCGGCGTCACCCTCGTCAACACCCTGGTCGCCACCTGCGCCGCGATGCTCGGCTGGCTGGTCGTGGAACGCGTCCGCGACGGCAACGCCACCACGCTCGGCGCCGCGTCCGGCATTGTCGCGGGCCTGGTCGCCATCACCCCGGCCTGTTCCTCGGTCACCCCGCTCGGCGCGATCGCCATCGGCGCGATCACCGGCGCCCTGTGCGCCCTGGCGGTCAGCCTCAAGTACCGCTTCGGCTTCGACGACTCGCTCGACGTGGTCGGCGTGCACCTGGTCGGCGGGCTCTCCGGCACCATCCTGATCGGCTTCTTCGCCAGCTCGGCCGCCCCTGCGGGCATCGACGGCCTCTTCTACGGTGGCGGCGTGGATCAGCTGTGGCGGCAGGCCGTGGGCGCGCTCGCCGTGCTCGCGTACTCCTTCGTCCTCAGCCTGATCCTGGGTTACCTGGTCAAGCTCACCGTCGGCTTCCGGGTCGACGAGGAGTCCGAGGTGGGCGGCATCGACGAGGCCGAGCACGCCGAGACCGCCTACGAGTTCGGCAGCGGCCTCGGCACCCGTGGCGGCAGCAAGCCCAGTGTCGCCGCCGGCGCCACTGCGGTCCTTGAGGGGAGCAACAAGTCATGA